CCGAGAAGCCCACCAGACCCGCTTTGGGTTTGGCACCACGTCCGGTTGCGCCTTCGTCACGGATTTCACCACCGGAACCGGTCGCTGCACCTGGCCACGGAGAAATTGCCGTTGGGTGGTTATGCGTTTCCACTTTCATCAGGATATGCGCGGCTTCCTGATGGAAATCGTATTCGCCGTTTTCGGCATCGGCGTAGTAACGGCCAACTTCGGAACCTTCCATCACCGCCGCGTTGTCTTTATAGGCAGACAGCACGTAGTCGGGCGTTTGTTCGAAGGTGTTTTTGATCATTTTAAACAGCGACTTAGGCTGTTTTTCGCCGTCGATAATCCAGTCGGCGTTGAAAATTTTGTGACGGCAATGCTCGGAGTTCGCCTGGGCAAACATATAGAGTTCAATGTCGTTCGGGTTGCGACCAAGCCCAGTGAAGGCGTTCAGCAGGTAGTCGATTTCGTCATCGGCCAGTGCCAGACCCAGCGTGGTGTTAGCCAGTTCCAGTGCCTGACGGCCCCCACCCAGCACATCAACACTTTTCAGTGGCTGCGGCTCATGGTGAGCAAACAGTTGCTGCGCATCATTGAGATCGCCGTATACCGTTTCCATCATGCGGTCATGCAGCAGGCTGGCAAGCGTCTGCCACTGCGCTTCTGTCAGTTGTGGTGCCTGAACATAGAACGCCATACCGCGTTCCAGACGACGCACCTGCGGCAGGTCGCAGTTGTGGGCGATGTCGGTCGCTTTGGAGGACCAGGGTGAAATGGTGCCTGGGCGCGGCGTCACCAGCAACAGACGCCCTTGTGGCGCATGTTCGGCGAGAGACGGACCGTATTTCAGCAGGCGTTGCAGGCGGGCTTTTTCGTCCGCACTCAGCGGCGCACTGACATCGGCAAAATGGACGTACTCGGCGTAAATATCACTCACCGGCAGATGAGCGTCCTGAAAGCGGGTCAGCAGTTTGTTTACACGAAATGCCGACAGGGCGGGCGAACCACGCAGAATTTCCATCATTAAAGATCTCTCGTCTTCGAAGCGCCGGGCGACGCTTCATTGGGCGCAACAGGGAAAACGGGGCGTATTATAGAGAAACAGCACCGGTTACGAAACCGTTTGCGCAGAATTTATGGTCTACAGGATTTGCCTGAATTTTGCGCAAATCCTGCTATATAAGTTGCTCCGGCTCGCTTTGTTGCGCAAAATGCCCTTCGCTCTGGGAGTTCATACAAGATCAATACTGCCTTTTAAAGACAGAGGCCTTAGAGCCAGCGAGAGACAACTATTTGAAACGCCTGAAATTAAACTATCTGCTCATCGGTCTGATCACCGTGCTACTTGCGCTGGCACTGTGGCCGTCGATCCCCTGGTATGGGGGCGGCAAAGACGCGATATCGCAGATCAAATCACGGGGAGTACTGCGCATCAGTACCGTGAACTCCCCGCTGACGTACTACACCATCAATAATGCACCAGCCGGTATGGATTACGAGCTGGCAAAGCGCTTCGCCGATTATCTTGGCGTCAAACTCCAGGTAACGGTGCGCCCGAACCTCGGTGACCTGTTTGACGATCTTGATGATGGTAAGGCAGATTTGCTGGCTGCGGGCCTGATCTACAACAACGATCGCATTGCCCGTTATCAGACCGGACCGAGTTATTACTCGGTATCGCAACAGCTGGTGTATCGCATTGATAAGCCGCGGCCCAAAAACCTCGGTGATCTGAAAGGCCGCCTGATTGTGCAGTCCGGTTCCGCGTACCTGTCAACTTTACGTTCCGCCAAAGCCGATCACTATCCGGATCTTGACTGGTCAATCGCCACCGATCAGGGGCAAAAAGCGCTGCTGGAAGCGGTGGCGGATGGCAAACTGGACTACACCGTGGGGGATTCTGTCACCATTGGTCTGCTGCAACGCATCCATCCGCAGCTGGCAGTGGCCTTTGATATCACCGATGAAGAACCCGTTACCTGGTATCTGCCACATGATGAAGAAGATGACAGCCTGAATGCGGCGATGCTCGACTTCTATAGCCAGATGAGCGAAGAAGGCACCATCGCGCGGCTGGAGGAGAAGTATCTCGGCCATGTCGGCACCTTTGATTATGTCGATACCCGCACCTTCCTGCGCGCTATCGACAATACGCTGCCGGATATCAAGCCGTTATTCGAGAAGTATGCCGCCAGCATCGACTGGCGGCTGCTGGCGGCGATTTCTTACCAGGAGTCGCACTGGAATCCGCAGGCAACCTCACCCACCGGCGTGCGCGGTATGATGATGCTGACGCGTAATACCGCTGACAGCCTTGACGTGGCCGATCGTCTCGATCCAGAGCAAAGTATTCGTGGTGGCAGTGAATACCTGCAACGCATGGTGGACAAAGTCCCCGCGACCATTCCGGAAGATGAACGTATCTGGTTTGCACTGGCGGCCTATAACATGGGTTATGCCCACATGCTGGACGCCCGTAAGCTGACGGCCAAACAAGGCGGCAACCCCGATAGCTGGGCCGATGTGAAGCTACGTTTACCCATGCTGAGCCAGAAGCGTTACTACGCGCAGACCACTTACGGCTATGCTCGCGGTCATGAGGCGTATAACTACGTGGAAAACATCCGTAAGTATCAGATTAGTTTGGTGGGATATTTACAGGAGCAGGACAAACGGCTGGCGCAGCAGTCAGCCATGGAAGCGGAACTGGGCGCGG
This genomic stretch from Pantoea cypripedii harbors:
- the mltF gene encoding membrane-bound lytic murein transglycosylase MltF, whose protein sequence is MKRLKLNYLLIGLITVLLALALWPSIPWYGGGKDAISQIKSRGVLRISTVNSPLTYYTINNAPAGMDYELAKRFADYLGVKLQVTVRPNLGDLFDDLDDGKADLLAAGLIYNNDRIARYQTGPSYYSVSQQLVYRIDKPRPKNLGDLKGRLIVQSGSAYLSTLRSAKADHYPDLDWSIATDQGQKALLEAVADGKLDYTVGDSVTIGLLQRIHPQLAVAFDITDEEPVTWYLPHDEEDDSLNAAMLDFYSQMSEEGTIARLEEKYLGHVGTFDYVDTRTFLRAIDNTLPDIKPLFEKYAASIDWRLLAAISYQESHWNPQATSPTGVRGMMMLTRNTADSLDVADRLDPEQSIRGGSEYLQRMVDKVPATIPEDERIWFALAAYNMGYAHMLDARKLTAKQGGNPDSWADVKLRLPMLSQKRYYAQTTYGYARGHEAYNYVENIRKYQISLVGYLQEQDKRLAQQSAMEAELGAGYPAVEPKIAMN